CCTATGAGCCTCTTGGACGTCCTACGCGGCGGCGTCGCCATCGCGAACAAGGTCACGCGACCGTTGCAGGCAACCGTCATGTACCAGCGCAAGACGACGGCCGACGGCTACGGCCCGACGCTCGCGGCGGCCGTGCCCCTGCATGCGAGCGTCGACTACAAGAAGGTGCAGGTCAGAACGCAGGACGGCACGCTATCGACGACGCGGTCCATCGTGACGCTGCTGGACATCGCCGAGGTCGTCGCGGCGACCGCCGGGTTGGGCATTGGCACTGAAGATCGGTTCACGATGCCGGACGGCAGCAGCGGGCCGATCCTTGACCTTGGGGGATTCATCGACGCCGGGACGGGGCACCCGATCGCGACCGAGGTGATGCTCGGATGACTATCTGGTCTGTTAAAGTCACCTGGCATGATTGCAATCAGGGGTTTGGTTTTTATCGACGTGCTCGTCAATGGGTAGTGTGGAATCTTATCGTGAGTTGGAACTAAGACGCAATGATCACCATCTGCTTCACGTACTTCCGAAGCCTGACACTCGCCAACCTGGCGGCGTCGCTCTACTCCGTGCGCCGGCAAGACCTGTCGCAGGTGAGGGAGATCGTGCTCGTCGACAACAACACCGACGACCAGATCGAGGCCGTGCAGGACGTCGTCGATCGTCTGGAGTTCCCTGTTCCGGTGCTCGTGCAGTCGGTGAAGCACGGCGACCCGACGCGGACGCACTCCTGGTCGACGAACCTCGCGATCAGACAGGCGACGGCGTCGTGGATCTTCATGACGCGCGCCGACTACCTGCTGGACTTCGACGTTGTGAAACGGTTCACCGAGGCAGTCGCTCAAGGGGACTCGTTCGTCACCAGTAACGGCTGCCACCTCGGGGAAGGGATCGCCGAGTGCGAGCGCAGCGACTGGCGCCAGCATGGCCCTCGGTTCAGTGGCATCACGTTCGACTACACCTCGATCGACTCCGGCGTCTGGATGGCGAAGAAGGAAGTTATCGACGCCGTTGGCGGCCTCAACGAGGGACTGACGTTGTGGGGCCACGCGCAGACCGAGTTTCAGCACCGCCTGCACGCGAGCGGCGTCCGGTTCGTCCGCATTCCCGAGGTGTTGTTCTGGCACCCGGCACACGGCGGTGAGAAGGACCTCGAACTGGCCAACATGCAACTGGCGTTGGCCGGGATCGACCTGCGCGAGTGCTGGGCGCGATACCATGGAACGAGTCCATACGCATGACTGAGATTCCGAAACGGACCGAGGATTTTGGTCATGGTCCAGAATTTGCGGGACAACCGTGCTGGATGCAACTGGTCGACAGTGACGGAAACAAGTTGAAGCCACTCATCCGCTGCAATTGCGGCTGGTATTGCGGCATTGGTCTGCATCACGTTCACGCTGATGGGACGGTAACTGCGTCGTTCTTTCACACGGCGGAAAGCGACCCAGGACGCGGATGCAACTGGCATGTATGGTTGAAACTTCTTGATTACGACGGCGGTGAGTTCTTGCCGAGGAACGCATGAGACCCTACACCCGCTCCCTGCACGACGCCGACTACCTGTTCCTGCAGCGATATGTCGACCCGATCGCAACGTTCCAACGCGGCATGACGACCAATGGCGTGCCGCACCGCGAGTGGCATCCGCACCGGTTCTGGGAGTACGCGTCGGTCATGCAGCAGCTGACCGAGCTCAACGTACCGAACGACGCCGAGATCATTGACGTCGGCGCTGGCGCGTCGTTCTTCGACCCGTATCTCGCGACGCTCTACCCGAGGCTCTGCTGCACGGACACCGAGAAGTACGGCGACTACTCGTGGATGGTCGCGGCACAGCGAACGTTCTACAACGTCGCGCTGCCGCTTTTCGATTCGTCAGTCGAGGACATGCCGGCGGAGTGGTCGGACAAATTCGACGTGACGCTCTGCATCTCGACCGTCGAGCACGTCGACGATCACGACAAGGGGTTCGCCGAACTCGTGCGGATCACGAAACCGGGCGGACTGATCATGATCACCTCGGACTATTTCCGCGACCTTGTGCAGTTCGAGCAGAGCATC
The sequence above is drawn from the Gemmatimonadota bacterium genome and encodes:
- a CDS encoding galactosyltransferase-related protein yields the protein MITICFTYFRSLTLANLAASLYSVRRQDLSQVREIVLVDNNTDDQIEAVQDVVDRLEFPVPVLVQSVKHGDPTRTHSWSTNLAIRQATASWIFMTRADYLLDFDVVKRFTEAVAQGDSFVTSNGCHLGEGIAECERSDWRQHGPRFSGITFDYTSIDSGVWMAKKEVIDAVGGLNEGLTLWGHAQTEFQHRLHASGVRFVRIPEVLFWHPAHGGEKDLELANMQLALAGIDLRECWARYHGTSPYA
- a CDS encoding class I SAM-dependent methyltransferase; this translates as MRPYTRSLHDADYLFLQRYVDPIATFQRGMTTNGVPHREWHPHRFWEYASVMQQLTELNVPNDAEIIDVGAGASFFDPYLATLYPRLCCTDTEKYGDYSWMVAAQRTFYNVALPLFDSSVEDMPAEWSDKFDVTLCISTVEHVDDHDKGFAELVRITKPGGLIMITSDYFRDLVQFEQSISRHLQVTPYREVFVLDLPNRFEVDFVGETDLGYAGDFVHNYSFCNICFRKRGA